In a genomic window of Myxococcales bacterium:
- a CDS encoding AAA family ATPase, with amino-acid sequence MLELVILTGLQAAGKSTFCRERLAATHEVVSKDAWPNARNRERRQRQLIAAALAAGRSVVVDNTNPSPVERGPLIELGRAHGARVVSYWFPLAVAEALVRNAGGGARVPDLGVLSVAKRLVAPGAAEGFDQRFEVRIADAGFVVRAVA; translated from the coding sequence GTGCTCGAGCTGGTGATCCTCACCGGGCTGCAGGCCGCGGGCAAGAGCACGTTCTGCCGGGAGCGGCTCGCGGCCACCCACGAGGTCGTCAGCAAGGACGCCTGGCCCAACGCCCGCAACCGCGAGCGCCGCCAGCGCCAGCTGATCGCCGCCGCGCTCGCCGCCGGACGATCGGTCGTGGTCGACAACACCAACCCGTCGCCGGTCGAGCGCGGGCCGCTGATCGAGCTCGGCCGCGCCCACGGCGCGCGGGTCGTGTCGTACTGGTTCCCGCTCGCGGTCGCCGAGGCGCTCGTCCGCAACGCCGGGGGGGGCGCGCGCGTGCCCGACCTCGGGGTCCTGTCGGTGGCCAAGCGGCTGGTCGCGCCCGGGGCCGCCGAGGGCTTCGATCAGCGGTTCGAGGTCCGGATCGCCGACGCGGGATTCGTGGTCCGCGCGGTTGCGTGA